The Paenibacillus beijingensis nucleotide sequence CTTCAGCATCATCTCTTCCCGCTTTTCCAGCTCGCGGCCGGTATAAATAATAATCGGCAGGTCGTGCAAATCTTCGTTTTTGCGGATTTGATCGAGCAGCTCGAAGCCGGTCATATCCGGCAGACCGAGGTCGAGCACCATGCAATCGTAGTGCTGGCCGCCCAGCTCCATCAGCGCTTCCCTGCCCGAGGAAACGCCCGTAATGGCGACGTCCTCATCGCCGATAAGCTCCTCGATCGAGCGGCGCTGAGCCTCGTCGTCCTCGACGATGAGCAGCCGCTTCAGATTCCGTTCCATAAACGATTCAATCTGCGAGAATACGGCGTCCAGGCTTTCTTTGGTCGTCGGCTTCTTCAAGTACGCGATCGCTCCAAGCGAGAGGCCCTGCTGAATTTCATCGAAGACGGATATGAGATGGACCGGTATATGCCGCGTATCCGAATGGTTCTTCAGCTGGTGAAGCACCGACCAGCCGTCCATGACGGGCAGCTGAATATCCAGCAATATCGCATCCGGCTTGTAATTGCGCGCATAGCTCAGCCCTTTGTCGCCCTGCAGCGCCACGATTCCTTTAAACCCGCGGGCTCTTGCGATGTCGAGCAGAATGCGGGCGAAGGCGATATCGTCTTCAACGATCAGCACCAGCTTGTCGCCCTGCTCCAGCGTCTCCAAATCGTCCGTCAAATCGACCGTCAGTTCCGGCTTTGAGCTTCTGGCGTTCTCCGGCTTGGGCGGCGCGGAGACTTCCGACCGAGATGCAGCCGTTTCGGCCATCTGCGGAAACAGCTGCGAATCGGATTGTCCGCCCTCTTCCTGCAGCTCCAGCCGGCTGCCGGAATGAAGCTCCGGAATGACCAGCGTAAATGCGCTGCCCCGCCCCTCTTCGCTCTCCAGTCTTAACGTGCCCCCGAGCAGCTTCGCCAAGTCGCGGCTGATCGCAAGCCCAAGGCCCGTGCCGCCGTATTTGCGGCTTGTCGTGCCGTCCGCCTGCTGGAACGCTTCGAATATGATCGACTGTTTATCCTCTTGAATGCCGATTCCGGTATCCCGCACTTCGAAAGCGATCCAACCGCCGCCGCTTCCACCGGCCGGCAGTTCATGTTCCCCGGCCCGGCGAATATGCAGCTTGACGGAGCCTTGATTCGTAAATTTAAACGCGTTGGAAAGCAGGTTGCGCAAAATCTGTTTTACCCGATGGCCGTCCGTAAAAATTTGCCGCGATACGTCTTCGTCCACCTTCGTTTCGAGAGCGACCCCTTTCTGCTGGCTGATCGGCCGGAAGTTGCGCATGACGTAATGCTCCAGCTCGGCAAGCGGCACATATTCGGTGACGAGGTCCATTTTGCCCGCTCCGATTTTGGACAAATCAAGAATTTCATCGATCAGCTTCAGCAGATCGCTGCCGGAGGCATGAATCGTCGTTGCGAATTCGACCTGCTTCTCCGTCAAATTTCCTTCCTTGTTGCCTGCGAGCATTTGCGACAAAATAAGAAGACTGTTCAGCGGCGTTCGCAGCTCATGCGACATATTGGCCAAAAACTCCGATTTATACTTGGACGCAAGCCCAAGCTGGATCGTCTGCTTCTCCAGCGCGTCGCGCGTCTTCTCGATGCGTTCATTTTGCTTCTTCGTTTCTTTCATTTGCAGCTCCAGCAGATGGGTCTTCTGCAGCAGCTCTTCATTCGTCTGCTCCAGCTGTTCCTGCTGGTTTTGCAGCGTCTCCTCGGATCGCTTGAGCGCTCTCGTCTGCTCTTCCAGACGGTCGTTGGAGCGGCGCAGCTCATCCTGCTGGCTCATCAGCTCCTCCGATTGCGACTGCAGCTCCTCGCTCATCGTCTGCGATTCGCGCAGCAGCTCTTCGATCCGGTTCCGGCCGAACGCATTATGCATCACCATGCCCATGTTCTCGCCAAGCTGCTGCAGCAGCTCGATGTGCGCCTGCGTAAACGACTTCAGAGTGGCCAATTCAAGGACGGCTACGACATGGCTCTGATAATGAACCGGAACGAGATAGATTTGCTTGGGGCTAGCCTCGCCAAAACCCGAGCGGATGCGCACATAAGAATCGGGCACCTGCTCCAGGAGCATCGGCTTCCGGTCTGCCGCACACTGGCCGACCAGTCCTTCGCCCCATGCGAAATGTTTCACGGCGATGGGCTGGTCTTCGCCAGCATAGACGCCCATCAAGTCGAGCTTTCTGCCTTCGCCCAGATTATCGCGCACATAAAGCGCTCC carries:
- a CDS encoding response regulator; translated protein: MKIRTKLLLGFSFLMTILLLLSSAGIRNLYNLGAQTNEVYDQRYMKVSVAMNARSQANDIATFLVNVLTVPTRETLDKNKPALEAAAANLNDAVQKLQLNYLSEYEGEMVDELAADTEEYENYMRQVINLVGQGRGEAAIQLRESEGRAYQEQLVAQIDKLANYHQRAMQNAVAQAEQDNTDTTNLMIIVTAIGILAGLVVVFWSLLSMSRGFNSLSHMINGFAKGGEAARTARLRTRPGGEFGAVADTFIALADDLDEKTAREEEHNRQMQVQTWIKTNLAGVIVGVQNENNLNSLAGKFVDAVTPLVEASYGALYVRDNLGEGRKLDLMGVYAGEDQPIAVKHFAWGEGLVGQCAADRKPMLLEQVPDSYVRIRSGFGEASPKQIYLVPVHYQSHVVAVLELATLKSFTQAHIELLQQLGENMGMVMHNAFGRNRIEELLRESQTMSEELQSQSEELMSQQDELRRSNDRLEEQTRALKRSEETLQNQQEQLEQTNEELLQKTHLLELQMKETKKQNERIEKTRDALEKQTIQLGLASKYKSEFLANMSHELRTPLNSLLILSQMLAGNKEGNLTEKQVEFATTIHASGSDLLKLIDEILDLSKIGAGKMDLVTEYVPLAELEHYVMRNFRPISQQKGVALETKVDEDVSRQIFTDGHRVKQILRNLLSNAFKFTNQGSVKLHIRRAGEHELPAGGSGGGWIAFEVRDTGIGIQEDKQSIIFEAFQQADGTTSRKYGGTGLGLAISRDLAKLLGGTLRLESEEGRGSAFTLVIPELHSGSRLELQEEGGQSDSQLFPQMAETAASRSEVSAPPKPENARSSKPELTVDLTDDLETLEQGDKLVLIVEDDIAFARILLDIARARGFKGIVALQGDKGLSYARNYKPDAILLDIQLPVMDGWSVLHQLKNHSDTRHIPVHLISVFDEIQQGLSLGAIAYLKKPTTKESLDAVFSQIESFMERNLKRLLIVEDDEAQRRSIEELIGDEDVAITGVSSGREALMELGGQHYDCMVLDLGLPDMTGFELLDQIRKNEDLHDLPIIIYTGRELEKREEMMLKKYAETIIIKDVKSPERLLDETTLFLHRIEAQMPEEKRNLLRQLHNVETIFEHKNVLIVDDDIRNVFALGSVLESYHINVLYAENGREAIEMIEKNADLDLVLMDIMMPEMDGYEAMRLIRENAKYDKLPIIAITAKAMKGDRDKCIEAGASDYFAKPVNIDQLLSLMRVWLYK